The Mugil cephalus isolate CIBA_MC_2020 chromosome 21, CIBA_Mcephalus_1.1, whole genome shotgun sequence genome includes the window CCTGTCACACGAGACGCAGACCTGCTACAGGCAGGAAGTTTGAGCTGAAGTGACGAAGTGCTGCGGCGAGTGATGTCCTCTCCGGCACCTCATCAGTTCACCTCCACCTCGGAGTCTGCCGCTGCTCTCGCGTGCTGCGCGGCGTTCCAGCTGTCTGATTGTTCTGCTCGGCAATGGCGTGAAAATAATTGCACGGGCGGTTATTATTCCCCcctaaaattgaaaaaaaaaaaagaaaagaagaagaacagtaGCAGCTGCCTCACCCAAATAGATTTCATTTGTatggatttcatttttaatgttgcgTGGTCTGAAAGCTGCTTCAGAGGCTGTTCCGCCCCATCAGGGGAAAAACATGGAAGAAACGCTGTTGCATATAAAATGAATACAGCATAATGAAGCGGTAATTCACTTTACATGATTGAAGTGGCAGCAAGCCGACTGTAATCATGCCATGATGGAGTTGCGTTACTCCATCGTGATGCATGGTATAGCAAAGGGAAAGTGAATCATGACTCCTCGCCATAATTTTCCTTTCTAAGCAGGCATGAAATGTACCTTTTGGCACAAAATCGCTCATAAACTGAGCGGAGTGTTCTTTCCCAGGAGATTAGAGCATGGGGTCCCTTATGCatatttcactgtgtgtttgtgcactcgttgtggtttgtgtttatgtttgcagTCCCGTACAATATTCCCCGGAGGATGGAgactggttgccatggcagcagctTGAATGTTGCGTGAATTGCAGTGATACGTGCGTGCGAGGGCTCGTGTATGTGTTCTCATGCAGAGGCCAGACAAGGACAGCGGGCTCTCGTCATTTCGTAGCTCATCACTGAGACTCTGATTCACTGAAGGAGACCAGTTTTTAGTGACCTTCCGCAATGTGACTATCCCTGTGGTGTCACAGAAATCCAGTCACATTAGACACACCAGCTGCCTGCATAGTAAGATATTGCTTTTCATTTATGAAAGACGCTCGGCTACCATTCATGCCTCCTCGTGCACCATCGGAAAGACTTACACTGATACTACTTGGATCAGTTCTCTAAATACCGATACAAGCATGTCTCAAAGGACCCTATGTCGTCACTGTATCCATGTCAGAGTCTTTAGTACACGTTGTACAGAGAGCGGACACGTGTACAAAGTCTTTTTGGACCTGACACCGGGTTTTACGATGTTTTAAAGCttattaaaagtatttttattgtgtcattttgtccATGTCCTACAGGAGGAAAGAATTCGCGACAATATGACAGTACAGTGGCCACCAGTGTCCCAGTTATGAGGCATATCCCCCTAGTGATCATATCCAGGAATGTGGCATTTATAGTGTATGAAACACATGGGAATCTGATTATTCTTATCCCTGTGTACATAATAGGCAGTTGTTCATTGTTTATGTGTGCTGTTTGCACAGGCACCTGTCATGCTTACAACACAAACTGGCGATGAAGTcatgaaaaatacatgaatttGAAACCACTTACCTGAATTTGACGCCAACTTTTGCAGTGGCTCGTGCGTGGTTTATGCTTGTGCGTCCATTTGATGCTGTAGCTATGGCGACAGCCCCAGACCCTGCACAGACCCTATTGCCGTAGCCTAAAGTCCACCTCCCCGGGATTGCAACTATGCACCATGGCACCATGgagactgcaagagctgtgattggtccattCTGTGctagcgtgtttctgctttagtgtttCAGGCTGGGTCTCCATATCCGCAATTTTTGAAATGATTGTGTTGGACCAATAATGAAGGAAGGAACACGTCAAGGAAAGGTAAGGTAACGGAGATTTGTATGACTTGTCCTCGCTGAAATTTCTGCGCAGGTTTCAgacgccattgttgaaagtgaagcagtaagtagaaacaaaaaataacctgACCGGTAAAAACGACACAGCGCTGACTAACGTTTGGGTGGCGTTTTAACGGGGCGACCCAGACTGATGactgcacaagtataaatggctatAAATGACTGCGTAGGTTACGGCGTCTAGTTTCCTGCTTTGGCGTGAGTCTTGAATGTACTTTCACCAAATCTTTCATTAGCTATATAAAAAAGGGTTTGTTCATCGTACCAGAAATGAGACATTCTCATTGTCGcaattgttgtgtttctcttagGTTGCTTCTCTAAGCTCAGGTCTATGTTGTACAGTAAGTTGACAGTTTTGGGATACTCCAGATAGCATACTGATGTTTCTGAAAACGAGGTTATGGGTTATCCAGTTCTGATATTGGGAtatgatgtttacatgtacaaacacacaaaaacacttgaaagaCCAGATCCTAACCAGGAAAGTCCACGTCATAGACAGTTTCAACTTTAAGCTGAGAAAAAAACTTAATTACAGAAGCCTCGAATTTTTCAGAAGTACTCAACAAATGTATGTGTCTGGAATTTGGTTTATGGTAATTTTGTTTCTACATTCCCATATAGATTGTGTTTCCTGACTGGTAATCCAACCTTGCCCAACATTATCTCTGCCTGAAGATCGTTTAtgtttcattcatgtgtttttaagcctgttacatttttctttcagctgtgaGCTGCTGGTCTTCGGACTGTGTGAAGAAACTTGAGAATCAAACTCAACACAGAAACCACCCTCTTTGCTCTGAGGCAATGGTGATAACCACTGAGCTGCCAGGtgtttatttgtagttttcagCGGTTTATTTGTAGTCTTCTAAGTATTATCTATCTTTTAACACCACCATAGATCAAATATCCCTTTTACCTTATTACCATCCAGATTCAGTCCATGCTTAcaaagtgcatgtaaacgctgCCAATAGCACAGTGCGAACATTAGACTGTAATCCGATTTGAATGCCTCTTTAACACAGCCTTAATACTGCACCCTGAACCTACTTTCTTCACCGAGCTTGGGCAGTATGCGGCGTGGCTGCCCTGCAAGCGTCGGAAAGCTGTCACTGACTCATCACCAGCAAAATGCAGTATAATGTTGGCGTCTCCGCCTTGCATTTCCAAAAATGTCAAGAGTTTTTGAGTTTTAATAAATCTGCCTGTTTTCCCTGTATCACCCTAGGCAGTTCCACGCAGGTGCAGCCGTGCCAGGAAATATTTTCTACACCGGAGAGACAATATCTGCTGTCAGACAGAGCACAGGGGGAAAACTCAAATCAAGGCCCTGCCGATGATGTGTTTGCTAGgattttcttcccttttcctgGCAGTTTTGACATGTCGTGCTCAATGCTTTAATGTGcctgtcattttaaaatatacataccGCATGTTGTAATAATAGCCTTGTGTCTTTCAGACTGTCAGCAATTTTGCTTGAAGGCACTTCGCAGCCACACTATTGCCATCTAAAGCTACGAACTGTCACATAAATGAGATGCAGGGGAGGCGGCGAAATGCCTTTTTTCTCTGCAGCGAGCCATTTGGAAGGCTTAAGCTGCTAAAGCTGTGTGATTTCACTTGAGGAGCTCTAATGTATGACTATTATTAACCTCTCCACTTATGAGCGAGTGAGTCACCCTGTCCAGTGACAGAGCTGCCACAAGTCCTCACTCAGCTGTCTGACTTCATGAAGGAGGGATCCAAGCCAGTGACGCCAATCCTGTCTCCCCCTCAAGCCAAGATCCTTCCTCTCCAAATAGAGGAGGCCTTGCCTGTGTGACCTGCCACTCAGAGCAGCTCACGCTTCCTGCTGCCTCGAAGAGGAAAGCGGAAAAATGTCTCaccgaaaaaataaataaataaaaaacaactcacTGCGTGCAGTACATTCTGAATTCGTCGGTACggaacatttttgttttggtttgactGTTGCAGCAGCAAATGAACTGGTGGTCAGAAGTCAGCAGGTTGAAATAAGGTCAACGGAAGTGCCAGTGTTTATTTGATCTACTGAATTGTCCCCTTGGGTCTGTTCTGCTGCtgactggatgtttttttcaaGCAATGTATTCATTAATAAGCACTCGTGCACTTCCTGCAGTGCCTTAACTAGGCAAAAAGTGTGTGACAGTGAAGTTATTAGGAAGGTTCCAAAGCTTTGTAGCTCCAGtgtatgaaatatttttgtgaGAGTACTTTTCTGACCCactttgatcagtttggatggGTTACTTTGACATCCAGCTTTCTTTAAGGAAGCCTGATTTGAGATTATCTTTTGTAGATACGTGACATGTACTGCATTGGGCAATACCGAGCTGTAAGTGTCTTCATTGTGcctgttagggttagggttagggttgcaAATGCATCCATGGGAATGGAACGAAAATTGgcacttttaaacttttaaaatatacagtaatacTATGAATTTTCACAATTACCACTGAGAACTCTCCCATTGTATCACATGTCAGTTGAACTGGTAGATTtgattacaaattaaaaaagcagcTTGCAGCTGTAATTGTGCCACTTTTTCCTCTGATTGCAATTGTTCTGTGGCACGCTGCTGAATCATATCACGAGCGAAATGATTGTCTACCCCACTTCTTcattccttcccttcctctccaGGCTAAAAATTGGAATAAGATCACTTAGAGCCATTGTAGGTGGAACGTGGCACACAATCTACAATCTACAAAATGGCTTGCAGTGGTCGCACCATATCAACACGTTCACTATGGGTCATAAAATAACAGGCATCTGATTGATTGATAAGTTTCCCACTGCTGCGTCACACCgctgtttttgcattttaacacTGCCTGACACTTCTTCCTTACCTTTCACATCACTCCATCTCTCACCACATTCTCCCACTGCGTCCTTTCCCATCCTCCGTCCTGCTGCCTTGCTCTCCCTCGCACTGTCTCCTCTCACTGAATGATCTCATTCCTCCTATGCCTCTGCATCTATCTCCTCGTACGATTGAATTTCACAGTGGAAGTTACCCACAGGGTGCGGATGTGACAGCACTGATTCTCGCTGGTGTCAACACGACTTAGCTTGCTGCGTCGCTATGTGACGGAGGGGAAATTGCCTACTTTCTGAATATGTAATCCAGGGAAAATAACTCCTGTTTGAGTGGGTTTCATGATGCGATTGAAATAATTATGGAAAACACCATAAAATGACACTGATCTAAGCCCCTAATAACTTCCTTTAAACTCAACATCACAGGAATTACTGACCTTAGATCATTTTCTAGAGGGCAACGCAGCCTATTAAGAAGTTGGTGAGTAACACCGCTCAAGGGATTCAGAGATGCTCACCCGTCCTCACTGACCTCAGTAGTCTTCCAGCCCTCCACATCTTTTACAgcgatgcacacacacacacacagtctttcgCCGGTAGGCACCGCTGGGGCGGCCTGCTGTTACTCCTCGGCATGTAGGCGTGTCTGGAGATTCGATGGACCTCAATGGATTTTCTCGAGTGCTGCTATCCACCGCGAATGAGTCACACAGCGTATCAGAGAATGGGGGCAAAAGGAATCTTTGGGGATTATTATTCTGATTCATGCACAGCTGTGGTTTAGGCTTAGCAGAATCCCCATTTGGGGTTAGAGCCGTGGGCAAATGCAGAGATGCAGTGGCACGTAACCCAAACGATAAACTGCATGTATGAATGCGTTAGTAGCATCCTGTCACATTTTCGGGAGTTCATGTTGGGCAGTCAAACAAAAGTGGGGCTGTTGCATGGCGAGGGACGATCCAGCGtgataaaaaagaacaaagtgggAGGCTCGCAGAAATAATATCACAGAAACATACAGTACCTACACATACGCTTCAGGAGCTTGTGGGTGCAGCCACATTCTGCAACTGTGAACCACCGTTTCTCAGATGAGAGGCCTCTGtgtgaaaaaatgcatttccatgTTGCGGGGGCTCATTGGGCAGACAGTGAGAAGCGAAGATTCACAACGGTGCACGATTGTGTATGCGCGCGTGCGCGCCGTAGCCGGCCAAAGGTTAAATCGAACACTTCTGTCAGTGTCTAATGTCCAGCTGCAAGCATTCCTCTCACCGCCCCGTATTCCTACATGGAATTGCGCAATCCGGCTGTCACACCTCCACGTAATCTAGAAAGAACAGAGAATAATGAGCCTCCTCCATCCTTTGGGGAGGGGGGAATACATTACGGCGACACAACTGTGCAAGATGCGAGTTTTACAACAAATGCATCGAAAGCACCTGTTCCAGCATTTAATCAAACCTGTggtgcaagattttttttttctttccacacaaattgcacaaaaatctgaaaaacaatgCAAGCAATGTCTAAAAGCTTGAAATGCAATCgcgcttcctttttttttttaacgatgcCTCTATATTGCATTCATGTCTCACGTCGTCATGTCGCTTCCACCTTGAACACTCAGATCTaccgtgttttcattttagcatGTCACCGTTGCAAATGCCATCGCCGCGCTGTTGAACGTTGTGGGCTATTTGTGAGGGAGGGATCCCCCTCGCTTTTCCCTTGAATGACATttgaggaggaaacacatttgTAACGCGGCACATACAGTAGCTATACTCTCGCCGCCGCCTCTCCTCCCACCAACCCACCCACCTTCCCCCGTCCAATTTGCCAGCATGCGACGCATTCAGATtggtggagggtggtggtggtggggggcggtgggggggtGTAGCCACGCTACATGGCTCTCACATGACTTCGGCTGCACACTACAGCTCGGGGTCGGGAGCCAATTGGGTTCCGATGTGGTAGTGACGTCAGGGGGCGGGTCGGCGtccctgcgtgtgtgtgcgttcccccctcgtcccccctccctccctccaaccctccctccctcctccaccaggcAGGCTGCTCTCTCCCTCCGTACAggcgcagtgtgtgtgtgtgcagcgtcCGCACTGAATGGACTAGATTCCCAGCCACGTAAGAAGCACAGCGGCACCACGGGAGTGAGAGGATGTCCTGCTGAACCAAGGGATTGGCCTGGGAAAGTCGGCCGGCcgtcccttccttccttccttcctaccttccttccttccttccatcatcAGCTTACAGCAGCAGGCACACAGCACAGGCGACACTTTTCTTTCCACTGGACTACACCGAGGGcgacagaaaaggagagaggacGTCGACTCCCGCACACAAAGAGCTACagttttctctccccccctccctccggaTGGGGTTTTCTCCTTCTGTGGTAGATGACAATCACCGTGCATGGCTCTGATCCCGGGGAACGAGGCCGTGCACTGACCTAGTACTAGTTAGCTCTGCACCTGCTAGCCATCATCTGACAAATTTCTGCTAAATCCAGCAGCTAGAAATAgcttgggggtgggggggaactTGCTTCGTTTATTTAGCtcgtgcaatttttttttttttttttttttttttttttataactttctACGTGCCTGCAAGTTGTATCCAGCAAATTGTTTCCGTTTTATGAAACGTGCCATTAACATTAACCGGTGAGATAAACTGTGGGTCAACTTAgcaccattcattcattttcaaggCTGACTTTTGGTTGcctttgttgcagttttttttccgTGCCTGCCGGTGTTGCCGTTCATGAAAGTGCAGCACGtccgtgcaaaaaaaaaaaaaaagctgctcagTCGACCTGGTTTGTAATTTCATTTCACCCTAGCCTTATCCCTTGAATGGGAAAACAAAGGGGGGCAGACGAACAGCGCAGGATAAAAGacctacatttatttttttagttgcatGAAATCCAACGAGCCAGGTTTTGCCTGTTGATAGCCGGCTACATTCTCCAGCGGTGAGGTGCAATCTAAATCAGTTCGCCCGCAAACAGCGAAGTGGTGCCCGgatccaggaggaggaggaggaggcggcgaaGACCAAGGAGGAAGGCCCCCGGCTTCGTGGAGTTATCGCACTTATTCCTCATGAACATACAGAGGTCAAATCCTATTAACATTTCACGTTATGGGAGATCGCGGCACAAATCGCACGATTTCGAAGATTTGTCTTGCTTGAGGACTACAGATTCGAGCCAGAGCTTCAGTCCCAACCTCGGGTCCCCCAGCCCGCCGGAGACCCCGGACTCCTCGCACTGTATTTCCCGCATCGGGGACTACCTTTTGTTGGAGCCACTGGAGGGAGACCACGTTTTCAGAGCCACCCACCTGCACAGCGGGGACGAGCTCGTATGTAAGGTTAGTACGGCAGAAATGATCGCGGTGCCGAAACAGCCTCCGTTGCATTTGCTCTGGCGTCAATGTAAAAGTAACGCTTCACGGGAGCCGTGTCGCGAGAATCAACTTTATTTCTGTGCACAGTGTCCCAGATACGATGCACGTACTGTAAAGGGAATATACCGAGCTGGTGCCATCGGGTTAGCGATTGCACCGCCTCAGCTTTTTAATAATTGCTCGGATTGTAAATAGAGAGCTGGCACGGCAGCCTAATGGAAAAAGTGAATGGGGTGAGCTGCGTGGTTTGGATTGCATGATGTAACGTTGACAAAGGAGTGAGTAACCACGCACACACTCCTCTCAGTGCTGTTCTCGCTTACCCATGGCTTCTCTCTTTCATAGTACACTGCCGTGACCGTATTATTTCAACAAGGACTTATTATTTCATGGGCAGTCGCGCTGCACATTTTTACACCACACGCATTTTGTAATCGTTTAAGGACGGCTGAATTAAGGTCGTGGGGAACTTCGCGAGTTGAGCCAGCTGTTGTGACATTGGCTTCAGCATTGACCtcaaaaaccattaaaaaatgaaataaataaagcacctTCCCTAAAGCTTGAAGGCAGCCTCCTGGCCTTTCCTCCCTGCATTTATAAGCCCATATTGACTTACATATACTACTGATTATAAAGGGCGCCGGGGTTGTCCCTGAGCAGCATTGCAGCCTTAAGCTGCTTTAAGTGGATTGATGAATCGAGGTGATAGTTGCACACACACCCTTGGACCCATAAGGCATGACATATCCAATAACCCATACCTTTTGACTTGAGATAATGTTTTGTCTTGGCAATAACAAATTAATGGCCTTTGGCACGGCCTCCTGAGCTAACTGCAGTTTGACCTCACCTGCTTTGTGCCGCTCTCAGTACACTAGCAATCAATCCCCACTTCCACAATTGATCTTCCTTGCCAAGCTGGAAGCCCGGGACGCAACATAGGATCTTGAGACCtgtggggtgtttttttttttttttttttttttttttttagtattgaCTGCAAGCAGAGGAGCCCTCTTATTTGAACTGGTTGCACTGAAAGTCAATTGGGGGTTACTATGGAAACAAAAGAGACACTGCAAACCTGGTCTGCAGCACAATGCCCTGCACTAAagtaatgttttctgtttgcctcGGTTTAACCCCTCTCCCATTGCCAGAAGACTAAATGCTTTGAAAGTTTGGTAGGCTGCACATATTTCTGGTTAGGCTTTCTTTCATTAGAAGCCAATTTGAAGCTCTTTCAGTCGAAGTTAATTGTCTCCTCAGCGGAGGAAAAGGGATGGGAAAGCTGTTTGGAGGATGTTTTCAACCCGACATCTTCCACCACCAAAACAACATAATGAGATAGTTGCACTCATTCATCACTCCAGATAAGCAAAATATCTAATTGGCTGGAATGCACGCTGTAATCATAAACGCTTCCCTTTCTTGTGATCCCAGGTTTTTGACATCGGCCGATACCAGGAATCTCTGGCGGCCTACTTTGCCCTGGGCCAGCACCAGCACATCAACCAAATCCTGGAAATTTTGCTCGGGGAGACACGAGCCTACGTGTTTTTCGAGAGGAGCTATGGCGACATGCACTCTTTTGTCCGCACCTGCAAGAAGTTGCGAGAGGACGAAGCTGCCAGGCTCTTCTATCAGATAGCCTCGGCTGTGGCACATTGCCACGACAACGGACTGGTACTCCGCGACCTCAAACTGAGGAAGTTTGTCTTCAAAAATGAGGACAGGTGAGTTGTGTAAACAGCCTTGAGTGCTGGCCATCACTGTGCaccttggcttttttttttccgatcTTGTGTGAACATGTTGTTTCTGTGACATTACAATTGTGTCAGTGTTACGTGTCATATCTCAGCTTACAGCGAGGATAGTGAAAGCTGAGACAATGCAGGCGTAACATGCCTCTCTCAGATGTTGTGCACAATGGAGGAAACATAAGCCCATTGTGTCTCCGCTGGTTATATTTGCACGCATGGTTTCTTGTTGGATTTATGACTCGAACTGTTAATGGAATCACACTTGGAGGATCTTGCCATGCCGACGTAGTCCTAACCATTCCCCGAGCCCAGTTGCTGAACTGGAAGATGGACAGAGAAGTCCCCAAGACAAGCTTTAGCCATTTGCATATAATCATCTGAGCCCACCATCTGCACTTCTGTAACCATGAGAAAGAAGAAACCAGTCATTTTTACGCAGTGCGGTTTTACTGACCCCTGGTGTCAGAACCTGGAAGTTGCATCAATAAAATCCAGACATCTGTTGCTACAGCAACCTTAGAGCagatttttattaatgaaaattataaatatttttacatgtgAGTAGGTGTAGCTTTGGCATAAGTAATGTTTGCACTTTCTTTTCTCTAGTGGATTCTGATTGCATGCAAATGTTGACACAGAAGTTTGTCACAGGAATCCTTATCTAACACCTTGGCAGAGGCACGCGCTGTACTTCACTGCCCTCCGTCTTGAAAGTTTGACGTCATTCTTTTGGCGCTTACTGTGGAAAAGAGAAGTTGAGCTGCCCTCACATATTTAGTACGGGTCCAGTAACCTTCGCTGTCACACCAGGCTGCTCAGGGGCCGCGATGTAGAGGCCCCCACCCTTTTCTATTAAATGATTGATGTCGGGTGAATTTTAAGAGTGATGGCATGGAGCGGCGCCGGGTCACATTTACTATATGGCCTGTCAAGACTCCTCTTACACCTTTTCAGTTCCCCTGAATCAGCGAACACAGGAGTGCAGAGCCAAGAGCGGGAGATGATAAAGCTGTTTTAAAGCCCGGGGCACAGATCCGCTCTGGCCTCAGCCCAAATGTGTGACAAAAGGTTGTGGTGAACGCAtagagaagaaaatgaataagACCAGACGTAATACCTAAGCAGGCTTCCGCAGCGTGACTTCGCTTTGTCATGGCTGCTGTTGGCCTTTGACCAAAAGCAGCCTGTTCAAAGAAACATCGGTCAAAGGTTGGCCTTGAGTGGAATCCAGCGCAGCTACTTAAACAGCGTCTGTtgatctctctctcctccatgcCAAGCCAGTGAGACATTTTTTGATGAGCGCGCACAGCAGGCGGCCGGGCTTAAATAAGAATATGCGCTCACATTAAAATGGGCTTCTTATTTTGCCTTTGTTTCTAAGCTCTCTAAACTGTAATTACAGGTTTACGCATCCTCCAAATGAGCCCTTACCAGGCGGTGGTATGCGGTATTTAAAATTCACTCCGCTTTCTATGTGAGAAAGGAACGATTGGCATTTGGCTCAAGGAAGCAATAGAATGAGAgttatttgaaaatgtgaaacGCCGATGCGAAAGCGCTAATGAAAGCAAATTGCTATTAGTGATGATGGACCAGCTTGCGGGCTAATGTGAATGCACATACACGGGTCACGTTTCTGGACGTGTCGGAGCCAGCGCTCTCGGTCTCCTCTTTCCGAGTGGCTCCCAGTAGATAATGTGACACGCACTTTGTCTGGTACATCACGTCTTGCGGACCTCACATGCAGATGGCAGCGTTTACGCGACCCCACAAGTGTCTCTTAACATGCACACGGAAAATCTTCCTCCTCGGGGCCTCTCCAGATCCTCTCGTTCAGTGCTTCCGAGCAACTAGTCATTATTATCAGCGTTCAGGGGTATTATAGCTACCTTCGCAGGGTTTAGAGAAGAGCACGAATGCATGCTATTTTGAGGAGAGAGAAAGGCTGCACATTGTTACGCGCTCTTTGAACGGTTCAATGCGCAGAACTTAAGACGATCAGTCACCCATAATTACGTTTCTTTTGAATTCTGGAGGCCTTTTGGAAAGCTTATTTGTGCAATGACGGTGTTTCGTCGAAGTGAAAAGAAACGTCAGGCTTAAGCCGCGAGAATTATGTGCTCAGCTTCCTTTGATATCCAACAGCGATGGATTTAAAACACTTAAGATGTCCATCAGAGAAAATTATCCCACTTGACTGTCTTTTGTACCTTGTGAGTTGGCACAAAGTTTGGAAGTAAAATGGCAGGTGCAgcaaataataatgacaaagaAAGATCTTTAGGCCAGACTAAATGTCCTCTGTCTTGTGAAGAGCTcaacgtgtttttgtttttctcgtgTGTCTGCAGGAGCCTGGTGAAGCTGGAGAGCCTCGAGGACACTTATATCCTGGATGGTCATGACGATTCCCTCTCAGACAAACATGGCTGCCCGGCCTATGTCAGTCCGGAGATCCTCAATGCCAACGGCAGCTATTCGGGGAAGGCCGCGGACGTCTGGAGCCTGGGCGTCATGCTTTACACCATCCTCGTGGGGCGCTACCCCTTCCACGACGTTGAGCCCGGCTCCCTGTTCAGCAAGATTCGCAGGGGCCACTTCAACATCCCCGAGACGCTGACCCCCAAGGCCAAGTGCCTCATCCGCTCCATCCTCCGCCGGGAGCCGGCGGAGCGCCTCACCTCCCGGGAGATCCTGGATCACCCGTGGTTTGTCTCCTCCGGGGCGCTAGGGGGTGCCGTGGCGCACGGCAGAGGCGAGAGGGAGCAGGAGCAGACGGTGCCCGAGGTgaacatggaggaggagctggagcgcTTCTTCAGCTGAGCGGACGCCAAGCACAAAACGGACGACTCCGCCACGGTCGGCTCGCCACAGTCACAGCAGagccaaaaaaaacagtagTTTAGAGATAAATAGGTGAATTTGTCACTCATAATAAAGGTGTTTCCATCCTGTTTCCTTTTCCACCATTTCATGGAAAACCTTGAGCCTGGCATGACAAATGGCATCTATCTATACATCCCCTGGCGATGCACGCCCCGATCGGGGACCGCTGCCGCCGGACATGCAAGTTGCAAACAATGTagcaaatgttgttgttggatCTATTTGGTTTGATGTGGTGCTCATAAAAGTAGACACATTCACCATTTTTTGACACTATGGAAAGCATGAAGGGACATACGAACACAGGAAAACCAAGGACAACAATTCAAATGAACTGACAATACCTTTTCTAACAGGTCTTTCTTTCGTCATAGCTTTAGGCTGGTGATAACCGAAACCACAGACCCAGAGTCAGACATGACGAACCCGACAAACGCAAGGAGATCGTCCCTGACCTGGGACCAGCGGTTAAAACACGGAGCAGCttaggcttttttttctcatcaccCATACGCTGACCTCGCCTTTGTTTtcatggttttgtttgtgtcactcaTTCACTCGTCAcagttttacattatttaatatTCCGACAAAGTCACCAAACTCCTCGTTTTCTGTCATATTTCTTTCTTAAGCATATACCacaagtgtttttattgttatttttttttctctctcagtacTTTGTAAACCATTCGTTTTTGTCGTTAAGCTATTCCCATCTGTTGTTACTGCTGCGTAAATGCCACTCCCTAAACCTCAA containing:
- the trib2 gene encoding tribbles homolog 2, whose protein sequence is MNIQRSNPINISRYGRSRHKSHDFEDLSCLRTTDSSQSFSPNLGSPSPPETPDSSHCISRIGDYLLLEPLEGDHVFRATHLHSGDELVCKVFDIGRYQESLAAYFALGQHQHINQILEILLGETRAYVFFERSYGDMHSFVRTCKKLREDEAARLFYQIASAVAHCHDNGLVLRDLKLRKFVFKNEDRSLVKLESLEDTYILDGHDDSLSDKHGCPAYVSPEILNANGSYSGKAADVWSLGVMLYTILVGRYPFHDVEPGSLFSKIRRGHFNIPETLTPKAKCLIRSILRREPAERLTSREILDHPWFVSSGALGGAVAHGRGEREQEQTVPEVNMEEELERFFS